One region of Synechococcus elongatus PCC 11801 genomic DNA includes:
- the sfsA gene encoding DNA/RNA nuclease SfsA produces the protein MPQRLYTYPPLLRGRLLQRYKRFFADIELDSGETITAHCPNTGPMTGICQIGNPVYVSKSDNPKRKLAYTWELIEVTDNEPTWVGVNTGLPNRVVQALLEQHYLTALGDYGTVQREVPYGENSRVDFRLEGDRPIYVEVKNTTWTDGRLALFPDTVTTRGQKHLRELTALLPEARAVMLYFINRGDCTAFAPGDSADPVYGQLLRTGVAAGLEVYPCQFQISPEGIDFLGVAPLQL, from the coding sequence ATGCCTCAGCGGCTCTACACCTATCCCCCTCTGTTGCGGGGGCGCCTGCTCCAGCGCTACAAACGCTTTTTTGCCGATATTGAACTCGACAGTGGTGAGACGATTACTGCTCACTGTCCCAACACAGGTCCAATGACAGGTATCTGCCAGATCGGTAATCCTGTCTACGTCTCGAAATCGGATAACCCTAAGCGCAAGCTGGCCTACACCTGGGAGCTGATTGAGGTAACGGACAACGAACCGACTTGGGTAGGCGTCAACACCGGCTTGCCCAATCGTGTGGTTCAAGCCCTGTTGGAGCAGCATTATCTAACCGCTCTAGGTGACTACGGCACAGTCCAGCGGGAGGTTCCCTACGGTGAAAACAGTCGGGTGGACTTTCGACTAGAAGGCGATCGCCCCATCTACGTCGAGGTCAAAAACACGACCTGGACAGATGGCCGTCTAGCGCTTTTCCCCGATACCGTTACGACCCGTGGCCAAAAGCATCTCCGAGAGCTGACAGCCCTGCTACCGGAAGCGCGAGCGGTGATGCTCTACTTCATCAATCGCGGTGATTGCACCGCCTTTGCACCGGGTGACAGCGCTGATCCGGTCTATGGCCAACTGTTGCGGACTGGCGTAGCAGCAGGACTTGAAGTCTATCCCTGTCAGTTCCAGATCAGTCCTGAAGGAATTGATTTTCTAGGTGTGGCCCCTTTGCAACTCTAG
- the murJ gene encoding murein biosynthesis integral membrane protein MurJ produces the protein MPDAPKPARSLAGIAGIVAVATLLSKVFGLVRQQAIAAAFGVGPAFDAYNYAYVIPGFLLILLGGINGPFHSAMVSVLAKRDRRDSGPLVETITTLVGISLLIVTVLLVIFADPLIGLVAPGLDLTPTGQETRAIAVLQLRIMAPMALLAGLIGIGFGVLNAADTYWLPSVSPLFSSLAVIGGVGVLWWQVGSQITSPQLAILGGIVLAGSTLLGAILQWVIQLPAQFRHGLAGLRLRFEWQRPEVQAVLKILGPATFSSGMLQINVYTDLFFASFIPQAAAGLGYAGLLVQTPLGILSNVILVPLLPVLSRLAEPEQWPELKQRIRQGLFLTALLMLPLGALMAALAFPIVQLVYERGAFQTEATDLVASLLVAYSIGMFVYLGRDVLVRVFYALGDGQTPFRISIFNIFLNALFDWLLLKPFGAPGLVLATVGVNLVSLIALLWILHRRLKGLPLLPWGSWIALLSAWSFGCGVLAYGAQLGLDRLWPAQNLILLIVKLAIASGVGLLAFALPVSRLPLPEVQQLRDRLLRRRQPVDS, from the coding sequence GTGCCAGACGCTCCTAAACCGGCCCGATCGCTTGCTGGCATTGCTGGCATCGTTGCTGTGGCCACCCTGCTCAGCAAAGTTTTTGGACTGGTCCGGCAACAGGCGATCGCGGCCGCCTTTGGGGTTGGGCCAGCCTTCGATGCCTACAACTATGCCTACGTCATTCCGGGCTTCCTGCTCATTCTATTGGGGGGGATTAACGGTCCTTTTCACAGTGCGATGGTCAGTGTTCTTGCCAAGCGCGATCGCCGCGACAGTGGCCCCTTGGTCGAAACGATTACGACCCTTGTTGGCATCAGTCTGCTGATCGTCACCGTGCTGCTGGTGATCTTTGCTGATCCGCTGATCGGTTTGGTTGCACCGGGTCTGGACCTAACGCCGACCGGTCAAGAAACAAGGGCGATCGCGGTTCTTCAGCTGCGGATCATGGCACCGATGGCCTTGCTCGCAGGGTTGATTGGCATTGGCTTTGGCGTGCTCAACGCCGCTGATACCTACTGGCTACCCTCAGTCAGCCCGCTCTTTTCCAGCTTGGCTGTGATTGGTGGCGTCGGGGTGTTGTGGTGGCAAGTCGGCAGCCAAATCACCAGTCCCCAACTCGCAATTCTGGGCGGCATTGTGTTGGCAGGTAGCACGCTGCTAGGCGCGATCCTGCAATGGGTGATTCAACTGCCCGCCCAGTTTCGTCATGGCCTCGCCGGACTGCGATTGCGCTTTGAATGGCAACGTCCCGAGGTACAAGCAGTCCTGAAAATTCTCGGCCCTGCCACTTTTTCTTCAGGCATGCTGCAGATCAACGTCTACACCGATCTGTTCTTTGCCTCCTTCATTCCCCAAGCCGCCGCCGGTTTAGGCTATGCCGGTCTACTGGTGCAAACTCCCCTCGGCATTCTCTCGAATGTCATTTTGGTACCGTTGTTGCCGGTGCTCTCTCGTCTAGCAGAGCCGGAGCAATGGCCAGAACTGAAGCAGCGGATCCGTCAGGGCTTATTTTTGACTGCGCTGTTGATGCTGCCCCTCGGAGCTTTGATGGCAGCACTAGCTTTCCCAATCGTGCAGTTGGTCTACGAGCGCGGCGCCTTTCAAACTGAAGCAACTGATCTGGTGGCTTCGCTGCTGGTGGCCTACAGCATCGGTATGTTTGTCTACCTCGGGCGCGATGTCCTAGTGCGGGTTTTCTATGCCCTAGGCGATGGTCAGACTCCATTCCGCATCAGCATCTTCAATATCTTCCTCAATGCCCTGTTCGACTGGCTGCTGCTCAAACCCTTTGGCGCACCCGGTTTAGTCTTGGCCACCGTAGGCGTCAACCTTGTCTCTCTTATTGCCCTGCTCTGGATTTTGCATCGTCGACTGAAAGGATTGCCTCTCCTGCCATGGGGGAGCTGGATTGCGCTACTCAGTGCTTGGAGCTTTGGCTGTGGGGTCTTGGCCTACGGTGCTCAACTGGGGCTCGATCGCCTCTGGCCCGCGCAGAATCTGATCCTGCTGATTGTGAAACTGGCGATCGCGAGTGGCGTGGGTTTACTGGCTTTTGCTCTGCCGGTCAGTCGTTTGCCTCTACCAGAAGTTCAGCAACTGCGCGATCGCCTG
- a CDS encoding helix-turn-helix domain-containing protein, whose product MRSADADLGASSGPIGGNNALCRYLGNTIRELRQRHGLTIAEVSQKAGISRGMLSKIENAQTSASLETLEKLVSVLGISLSALFKGYEVSTEKVFLVPSGTAKEVVRRGTRNGHTYQLLASDPSTQFCFESFLITLHEGSEPFAAFEHPGFESIYVLEGKMQYRHGDRSYLLQAGDALTFQSDIPHGPEMLIELPIRFLATVFNVRGMLPEFAFIAASEVTGAEEPEGQS is encoded by the coding sequence ATGAGGTCGGCGGACGCTGATTTGGGAGCTTCAAGCGGTCCAATAGGGGGTAATAATGCCCTTTGTCGCTACTTGGGAAATACCATTCGCGAATTGCGTCAGCGCCATGGATTAACGATTGCAGAAGTCTCTCAGAAGGCTGGAATCTCGCGTGGCATGCTGTCGAAAATTGAAAACGCACAAACATCAGCGAGTTTAGAAACCCTAGAAAAATTAGTATCTGTTCTAGGAATTTCGCTCAGTGCGCTGTTTAAGGGCTACGAAGTCTCGACAGAGAAAGTCTTTTTGGTTCCCAGCGGTACTGCCAAAGAGGTGGTTCGACGGGGAACTCGCAACGGCCACACTTATCAGCTATTAGCTAGTGATCCCAGTACGCAATTTTGCTTTGAGTCCTTCTTAATTACCCTTCATGAAGGGTCGGAGCCGTTTGCCGCTTTTGAACATCCCGGCTTTGAATCAATTTATGTTCTCGAAGGAAAAATGCAGTATCGCCACGGCGATAGATCTTACTTGCTGCAAGCGGGAGATGCGCTCACTTTTCAAAGTGATATTCCCCACGGTCCTGAAATGCTGATTGAGCTACCGATTCGCTTTTTAGCGACTGTTTTCAATGTGCGAGGCATGCTGCCTGAGTTTGCGTTTATTGCTGCATCTGAGGTAACTGGGGCCGAAGAACCAGAGGGGCAGTCCTAG